A part of Oncorhynchus masou masou isolate Uvic2021 chromosome 30, UVic_Omas_1.1, whole genome shotgun sequence genomic DNA contains:
- the LOC135522903 gene encoding chorion-specific transcription factor GCMb-like, with protein sequence MAKSSEQFDDPDCVCSFGMKLTWDINDPKLPQDTKQYDAFQEWTDGYVRYIYNGEDKNAQRHLSGWAMRNTNNHNCQILKKSCLGVVVCGRNCTLADGSKLQLRPAICDKARQKQQKKLCPSCNSALELMPCRGHSGYPVTNFWRIDGKVIFFQAKGVHDHARPESKSETEARRSAVKRKMSSPHFSQKRRLIESDTGRYHDLGAPFPNLHQLSCMEGPDRFSIIAESNFPFQNPEPYKTQHYPPFQNPEPYKFAYDSHATLGEAPSTLQKPANHRLYMPRPPCSYDFAVPGYLGSGSYTALYKDPSSHQAEAPEPSKVSLGLGTSTTTPHTTGTLSGHDRSSYDTPSSKHHGWKQILSKGTYGERGEYGQLPGNANHHYYNSEYPCRTLTGPVPATPASLQTIITTTTKVSYQPCPKPSVVKYGDNMYDVKGLPNCSSLLEDTSPSSYSDLKITDDSGVIKSALSYQPETLPAKIERAENFDTYRYSNYASNSYPDRVSHPLRYDGVGY encoded by the exons ATGGCAAAGTCGTCGGAACAGTTTGATGACCCCGACTGTGTTTGTTCCTTCGGTATGAAGTTAACGTGGGATATCAACGACCCAAAACTGCCTCAG GACACAAAGCAGTATGACGCTTTTCAGGAGTGGACGGATGGTTATGTGCGTTACATCTACAATGGCGAGGACAAGAACGCACAGCGCCATCTGAGCGGATGGGCTATGCGGAACACCAACAACCACAACTGTCAGATTCTCAAGAAGTCCTGCCTGGGTGTCGTAGTATGCGGTCGAAACTGCACGCTGGCTGATGGAAGCAAACTCCAGCTCAGACCGGCGATTTGCGACAAAGcacgacaaaaacaacaaa AGAAGCTGTGCCCCAGCTGTAACTCTGCCCTGGAGCTGATGCCATGTCGAGGACACAGTGGCTACCCCGTCACCAACTTCTGGAGAATAGATGGAAAAGTCATATTCTTCCAG GCCAAGGGAGTCCATGACCATGCCAGACCGGAGAGCAAGTCTGAGACGGAGGCCCGGAGAAGTGCAGTGAAGAGGAAAATGTCCTCTCCACACTTCTCCCAGAAGAGGAGGCTGATAGAGTCAGAT ACTGGGAGATACCATGACCTGGGTGCTCCTTTCCCCAACCTGCACCAGCTGTCCTGCATGGAGGGCCCTGACCGCTTCAGCATCATCGCTGAGTCCAACTTCCCCTTCCAGAACCCTGAGCCCTACAAGACCCAGCACTACCCGCCCTTCCAGAATCCTGAGCCCTACAAGTTTGCCTACGACTCCCATGCCACCCTGGGTGAGGCCCCCTCCACACTCCAGAAGCCGGCCAACCACCGTCTGTACATGCCCAGGCCTCCATGTAGCTACGACTTTGCTGTGCCTGGCTATTTAGGCTCGGGCTCCTACACAGCCCTCTACAAGGACCCCAGTAGCCACCAGGCAGAGGCCCCTGAGCCCAGCAAGGTGAGCTTAGGCCTGGGTACCAGCACCACCACACCCCACACTACCGGCACCCTCTCGGGCCATGACCGCAGCAGCTACGACACTCCCAGCAGCAAGCATCACGGCTGGAAGCAGATCCTGAGCAAGGGGACATACGGGGAGCGGGGTGAATATGGGCAGCTCCCTGGCAACgccaaccaccactactacaacagtGAGTATCCATGCAGGACCCTGACGGGCCCAGTGCCAGCCACGCCCGCCTCCCTGcagaccatcatcaccaccaccaccaaggtgTCCTACCAGCCCTGCCCCAAGCCATCCGTGGTCAAATACGGTGATAACATGTACGACGTTAAGGGCCTGCCCAACTGCAGCTCCTTGCTCGAGGACACCTCGCCCTCCTCCTACTCTGATCTAAAGATTACAGATGATTCCGGGGTCATCAAATCGGCGCTGTCGTACCAACCGGAAACCCTGCCAGCCAAAATCGAGAGGGCAGAGAACTTTGACACTTACCGATACAGCAACTACGCGTCCAACAGCTATCCCGACAGGGTTTCTCATCCACTTAGGTATGACGGAGTAGGGTACTAA